One window of the Dreissena polymorpha isolate Duluth1 chromosome 5, UMN_Dpol_1.0, whole genome shotgun sequence genome contains the following:
- the LOC127882327 gene encoding ctenidin-1-like isoform X2 translates to MTNFAVLVSLCIAGVLASKDGGKKYGGYGGGLGGYGGGGYGGFGGSGFGGGFGSYGGGYGGKKYGGYGGGLGGYGGGAYGGFGGSGFGGGFGSYGGGYGGKKYGGYGGGLGGYGGGGYGGFGGSGFGGGFGSYGGGYGGKKYGGYGGGLGGYGGGGYGGFGGSGFGGGFGSYGGGYGGKKY, encoded by the exons ATGACGAATTTCGCAGTTCTCGTCAGCCTCTGCATTGCCGGCGTTCTGGCCAGTAAGGACG GAGGCAAGAAATACGGAGGATATGGCGGCGGACTCGGGGGTTACGGAGGTGGAGGATACGGAGGTTTTGGCGGTTCCGGTTTCGGCGGTGGATTCGGCTCTTATGGCGGTGGATACGGTGGCAAGAAATACGGAGGATATGGCGGTGGACTAGGAGGTTACGGTGGTGGAGCCTACGGAGGTTTTGGCGGTTCCGGTTTCGGCGGTGGATTCGGCTCTTATGGCGGTGGGTACGGAGGCAAGAAATACGGAGGATATGGCGGTGGACTCGGAGGTTACGGTGGTGGAGGATACGGTG GTTTTGGCGGTTCCGGTTTCGGCGGTGGATTCGGCTCTTATGGCGGTGGATACGGAGGCAAGAAATATGGAGGATATGGCGGTGGACTCGGAGGTTACGGGGGTGGAGGATACGGAGGTTTTGGCGGTTCCGGTTTCGGCGGTGGATTCGGCTCTTATGGCGGTGGATACGGAGGCAAAAAATACTGA
- the LOC127882327 gene encoding uncharacterized protein LOC127882327 isoform X4, with the protein MTNFAVLVSLCIAGVLASKDGGKKYGGYGGGLGGYGGGGYGGFGGSGFGGGFGSYGGGYGGKKYGGYGGGLGGYGGGGYGGFGGSGFGGGFGSYGGGYGGKKYGGYGGGLGGYGGGGYGGFGGSGFGGGFGSYGGGYGGKKY; encoded by the exons ATGACGAATTTCGCAGTTCTCGTCAGCCTCTGCATTGCCGGCGTTCTGGCCAGTAAGGACG GAGGCAAGAAATACGGAGGATATGGCGGCGGACTCGGGGGTTACGGAGGTGGAGGATACGGAGGTTTTGGCGGTTCCGGTTTCGGCGGTGGATTCGGCTCTTATGGCGGTGGATACGGTGGCAAGAAATACGGAGGATATGGCGGTGGACTAGGAG GTTACGGTGGTGGAGGATACGGAGGTTTTGGCGGTTCCGGTTTCGGCGGTGGATTCGGCTCTTATGGCGGTGGATACGGAGGCAAGAAATATGGAGGATATGGCGGTGGACTCGGAGGTTACGGGGGTGGAGGATACGGAGGTTTTGGCGGTTCCGGTTTCGGCGGTGGATTCGGCTCTTATGGCGGTGGATACGGAGGCAAAAAATACTGA
- the LOC127882327 gene encoding uncharacterized protein LOC127882327 isoform X3, with protein sequence MTNFAVLVSLCIAGVLASKDGGKKYGGYGGGLGGYGGGAYGGFGGSGFGGGFGSYGGGYGGKKYGGYGGGLGGYGGGGYGGFGGSGFGGGFGSYGGGYGGKKYGGYGGGLGGYGGGGYGGFGGSGFGGGFGSYGGGYGGKKY encoded by the exons ATGACGAATTTCGCAGTTCTCGTCAGCCTCTGCATTGCCGGCGTTCTGGCCAGTAAGGACG GAGGCAAGAAATACGGAGGATATGGCGGCGGACT AGGAGGTTACGGTGGTGGAGCCTACGGAGGTTTTGGCGGTTCCGGTTTCGGCGGTGGATTCGGCTCTTATGGCGGTGGGTACGGAGGCAAGAAATACGGAGGATATGGCGGTGGACTCGGAG GTTACGGTGGTGGAGGATACGGAGGTTTTGGCGGTTCCGGTTTCGGCGGTGGATTCGGCTCTTATGGCGGTGGATACGGAGGCAAGAAATATGGAGGATATGGCGGTGGACTCGGAGGTTACGGGGGTGGAGGATACGGAGGTTTTGGCGGTTCCGGTTTCGGCGGTGGATTCGGCTCTTATGGCGGTGGATACGGAGGCAAAAAATACTGA
- the LOC127882327 gene encoding ctenidin-1-like isoform X1, translated as MTNFAVLVSLCIAGVLASKDGGKKYGGYGGGLGGYGGGGYGGFGGSGFGGGFGSYGGGYGGKKYGGYGGGLGGYGGGAYGGFGGSGFGGGFGSYGGGYGGKKYGGYGGGLGGYGGGGYGGFGGSGFGGGFGSYGGGYGGKKYGGYGGGLGGYGGGGYGGFGGSGFGGGFGSYGGGYGGKKY; from the exons ATGACGAATTTCGCAGTTCTCGTCAGCCTCTGCATTGCCGGCGTTCTGGCCAGTAAGGACG GAGGCAAGAAATACGGAGGATATGGCGGCGGACTCGGGGGTTACGGAGGTGGAGGATACGGAGGTTTTGGCGGTTCCGGTTTCGGCGGTGGATTCGGCTCTTATGGCGGTGGATACGGTGGCAAGAAATACGGAGGATATGGCGGTGGACTAGGAGGTTACGGTGGTGGAGCCTACGGAGGTTTTGGCGGTTCCGGTTTCGGCGGTGGATTCGGCTCTTATGGCGGTGGGTACGGAGGCAAGAAATACGGAGGATATGGCGGTGGACTCGGAG GTTACGGTGGTGGAGGATACGGAGGTTTTGGCGGTTCCGGTTTCGGCGGTGGATTCGGCTCTTATGGCGGTGGATACGGAGGCAAGAAATATGGAGGATATGGCGGTGGACTCGGAGGTTACGGGGGTGGAGGATACGGAGGTTTTGGCGGTTCCGGTTTCGGCGGTGGATTCGGCTCTTATGGCGGTGGATACGGAGGCAAAAAATACTGA